The Cicer arietinum cultivar CDC Frontier isolate Library 1 chromosome 1, Cicar.CDCFrontier_v2.0, whole genome shotgun sequence genome contains the following window.
GAAATAAGAGGAAAgagaaaaactattttagtgTGTTTACATTGTTGTTGGAGTTGAaacatttttttgtatttaacttgcaatttattttttataacatatgATATTATCATGTCAAAGTTGATAAGTGTGTGATAAGAATACAAGTAGTAAAGTTGAAGTAGAAAGAGATGAAAATTTAGAAGTAACTTCATATGGGTACATATGTAAGAAGATTCATTGTTTTTCTATGTTGCAACAATAAGTTGtatgagaaaaaatataaatttccgTTAGTGAATTGAccaatttaatgaaaaaaaaatgttgatatttttcttttgaatgatAATCAAATCAGTTACTTTATTTCTTTCAACTTTTGGAGTTTAATTTAgaattatgaagaaaaagaaaattgacaTAGGATGACAAGAAGGATGCTATTATCATAATCAATTGAGCATTCACCGTGTTAAGGTgatatataacatatatattaCTTATCAGCAATTCAATTATTACTCTAACTAAAcatatgatatttatttatttaaattatttgatatttaactACACTTACATGTTTTCAGTAATTTATCTCTAactaaacataaattatttttttatttaaattatttggcATTTAACTACGTTTACATGTTTTGAGCATTCACCGTGTTAAGGTGATATATAACATATATACTACTTATCAGCAATTCAATTATTACTCTAACTAAACATatggtatttatttatttaaattatttggtaTTTAACTACACTTACGTGTTTTCAGTAATTTATCTCTAACTAaacatacattatttttttatttaaattatttggcATTTAACTACGTTTACATGTTTTCAGTAATTTATCTATCTTATGTATTTTGTAGTTGATAACATTGAATATACAACGTTGTCATGCTACTTTAATAGTTTATCTATCCTAAAAATAATGACgttttcctttattttattctaattcaatATCTTGACGTTTTAGAATATGAAGTTGATCATGATGTCTTTAACTGTTTAATActatgtgtgtttgtttggttATCTGGTTTTCCAATGTATTGCAAACTTTGAATAGGTGTgatgacaaaaaaaatagaaatgagAAATTACAAAGCACTAGCCCAACATAATTTGACGAGTAAGAGTTTTTTCAACCTTAAAGATGGTCTATACTGATTTTTGGTGATATTGGAGAGTTGATATTATTAAGtattattgtaaaatttattagaTATATAGTGTCTATTCCTTAAGTGGTGTATTTTGAGTTTATTTACTCTAGTTTGTATACTCTATGTTCTAAATGAATTTTGTATAATATTATGATTGTTTATGAAATTTTggttgatattaaattttagttatgtatatattatggagaaaaacaattttatttttttgacaaaattgacTTTTTAAGCCGGTTAAAGTTTAACCGATTAAcaacaaatgattttttaagtTGTTTGTTTTAAGTCTAGCGCGAAATCgacttaacaaattatttttaactgacttaaaaaaaactatttatgcACTAGTGAACTTATTAAGTCAGTTAAAAATGACTTGTTAAGTTGATCTCACGTTTGACTTAAAAACAAACGACTTTAAAAATCATTCATTGCTAAGTCAATTAAACTTCAACcgatttaaaaagttttttttttttttttttttgtaaaaaactatattttttcttcctatatatatgcataactaaaatttaatatcaatcaaaattcattatttataaacaatCATTATTTATACAAAACTCATTTAGAACATATAGTATACAATATATAAACTAGAATAATACCGACCCCGTCTATATCATCAAAAACTCTCATTTCTCAATTTATGTTGAGTTAGTGCTTTATAACttcttatttcttttatttttgccATCACACTTATGTAAAGTCTACAACACGTTTGAAAATCACATAATCAAACAAACACAAAGAGTATTACGCAATTAAAGGCATGACCAACTCCATATTCTAAAAACATCAAGATATAGAACTAGACTAAAATAGAGGAaaacatcattatttttatgaCGGCTAAGCTATTAAAGTAGCATGACATGATATTCTAtgttatcaacaacaaaatgaATAAGAAGATAGATAAATCACCAAAAACACGTAAATGtcaaagaatttaaataaagaaataatgtATGTTTAGTTacagtaataattaaattgctaataagtaatatatatatatatatatatatatcacctcaTTTGATTATTGTACAAAAGAAAagtacaatattattttttcaattaaattgatCAATTCACCCTTgcaaattaactttttttttcctcatACATACATTTTGTTGTTGCAAGATAGaaaaacatgaatttttttatacataaactCATTTGAAGTTATTTCTAAATTTTCATTTCTTTCTACTTCAACTTTAATGCTTGTATTCTTATCCTACACTATGAATCGATAGAGTTATAAGctaaaacaataaaatgtatCAATTCCAACAACAATATAAAACACATTTCACAAATCTAATAACGTCACATACAACAATGGTGCCAACAATAATGACGACAacaaacaataacaataacaataaatgCACGTACAAATAAAAACCAACGAGGAATCAGgtgaatgaagaagaagaagaaagatgaaGTGTAAAGAATGGAGTGGAGGAACCAACTAAATGAAGCATAGAGAAAAATGGGTTTTTGTAGAGTTCTcactcaataaaaaaaaactaaacaattttcatatatttataaaattgttattgtctcatttttttaatttttttatttaaaaaaatcgacatgtattgaaaattttaatcatatgaaacacatttatataaAGTTAACTATCATTATCTTAGTAATATGATCCAagtaaaattgattaatattaatattaaatataataaaggtGATggttgttataaatttagtggAATGCTTTTACTTATATTAGATAGGGTTGAAAATGAATTTAGCTGGGTTAGGTTCTAGTTGAACTATGTCAACCATATTGTTTATTacatgttttcttttttatattgtgTTTAATGTTTGTTGTTTGTGGTTGGTCTTCTAAGTTCAAGAAAGTAAGGCATCATGCGGCACCATGGCTAGAACTCGCCTATAAGCATTATAAAtgcataaataaattacaaaacttaattcaatttaaagttttatagtctttcatctttcttttttctcaACATGTACTAAGATATGAATACAGTTTTATAGGCTTTCATTGCTCTATCCATGCCAAAAGAGCAGTAGACCTTCAAATCACTAAACTGGTATTGcggatcatttcaatatatggaCTTCATTGCCAATCACAATTATCTAGGAAGTTTTGGCCTGCACAACTGTAAAATGAATTGACACGCTTTCCTTTTTAGATTTCAGGTGGTTGAATTCATGCAATATGAATTTAGCTTGGTTGTATGGCTGTGTAGTAGGAAAGATGGATGCTTGAGTTGAAGCCTCAATAAATGTTAGGTGTTATTTGTGTTGTTCACAAATTATAACATGGGTTAAATTTTtcagttaaatttaaaattatgtttataatCTATGTGTTGCTTTGTGATTGGAGAGTGGTAAATACAATACCCAGAATTGCAATTCATCTGGCAAtggtaataaatttataatgcaTCATGAAGTTGGCAATTTTAGTTCACTCTAACACTTGCTTAATTCTTCTATGCATTTTGCAATTTCTCCTGTTACCGTACTTTTCTTCACAATCCAAGGTTATGCACTCAATGCCACTAGTAGCTACTTCTACATATCTGCATATCCAAATAtatgataatatattaattttccaaataaCTTTAGTGACCTTTCATGCCCCTCTACACTTCAATATATGTATGATGGAAACAAAAATGGTTTAACACGAGATTACAATCTTACTATTCAAAATCTTTGAGCAACAAAGAGCAAACTTTAAATTTACTGTAAAATTTCACCCTCCTcttcatcaaactcatcaattCCATCTTCATTATCACCTTCTCCTTGCACCAAGTAAGGTACATTAGAGTTGTCGTCATCATCACCCTCATCactttcttcatcttcattatcATGGCCATTATCACTATCCTTTATCACATGTTTTTGAACCGTTTCTTTATTACCATGTTCAAGAGCATCTTTCCCACTTTGCAATTGTTTTTTTCCACCATAAACTTCAGAACCCGTTTCTTTAACCACAGCCGATGGATATATCAGTGGCTTATCAGGATAGTTTTTGAAGAACGAATTCACCGCCATGAACCTGAAAACCTGAAATAGGTGGCTTTTATCCCTCTTTATATCTGCACTCAAGAGTTTCTGTAATAAAGTTGGATTCTTGTTTTCCGAAAAACTTCTGTCTGCAAGCTTCTGCTTCTTGTTACCCCGGTTTCTTTTGTCTGGATTCCTCCTCCTTgacttgttttttaattttctttggtCATTAAATGTGTTGTTCCCTTCACTCTGAATGCCTTGATTTTGATTTTCAGCATTCTTCAGGTAGTATGAAGGTATTTCAGCAACTTCAATTCCTAACTCAGCTTGCTTTGCTAAAACCTCTTTGAGCtgcaaagataaaaatatatactaagtTTCAAGATTTGCATTACTACTCGCCTATGTAGCCCTACACTTCAAATTGAAGGAGCGTCGGTGTTTAACCTGTATTAGTGTCTGACATCGACACGACAGCTACACATTCAATTATATCTATTCTCTCAAAACATTATCGGTTGTGTGTCAGTATCATGTTCGATGTCTACGTCTGTGTAAGTGCTTCATAGCTACTTGTCATTAGTTCATGggagatttatttattatcacttatgtattatatatatgtcATCCTTAAAAACTACTTGCTTAGCGctaaattgaataataaaatcaaatgtcGCAATATAAGAATATCGTACTGGAAAGTactatatatagtatatactTAAAAACATCACTCTAATAAGTATACCTCTTTTTGTAAGACCTCTCTATCGATGACCTTGGAGTCTTTCAATCGCTCACTCGGCTTCTGCGAGTAGTAattcagttattattattagaatgtAACATTTCAATAAACACAAGCAGATAGAGAAGTTTGTTTGAAACCTTCTCAATGTTGTCTCTGAAAGGGTGATTCTTCCTCCGTGCTTCACGCCATTGTTGAATTTCTTGCTCAGAATAAGTCACAGAAAAGGATCTAACcatccaaaaaataaattaagtgcACAAGTGTTACGATATTGTCAGTGCAAAGGAAGAATTTGCCAAATTAAGTTCAAGAAAAGTAATCTACTAGATAAAAGATCAAACTAAAATCTGGTGAGGAAATAATAGATGATTTCTAAAATTAGCACCACAAAAGAGATCTATGTTTCATTTGGATGGTTATTTAAAATCTTAGTTCAATACCAAAACCGTGAAAGCTGCCAACCACTGAAAcataattcatttttcccacCTTCAAACTGCAAATTGGTTCTGTGTACCAATTGGCAGAACTTTTGGGAATCGGTTCTTGCCAACTCACGATGTAATTCTTAGAAGTGCCCGGTGATACTGGGCCTTGGGTTTCGATTTGGGCTGTTGAAGGGAGATAACGCATCCATTTCACATTGTATACTAAAAAGAAAGATTGAAGGGATTTTGATGTGTCCTCTATTTTCTGTAAGTTGATTAATTAAATTCTTAATAGTAGTGTACCAGTTAATATATTCATAATGTACCATACATCCATATAACAAACCGATGATGTACACCCCAACGTACCAATATTCCGTAAGGTCATGTACTGCAAAAACATACCCTAGTAATATTTATTGGGTGGGACAGTTGGCACTCCCCTAGTAATATTTGAAAAGTATCCTTGGTGGAtatttatcactttttacatGTCAAATTTTTCTCAAGCTAATTCGTTATGAATTTCTCATTCCAATTCCTACTTATCTACATTTAGATATGATAAATAAGTATGTAACTTACTAACACAAAAGTTTTGGGAGCTGGTGACAAATTAAGGGCAAAACATAATGTTGATTTAGCGACAGAATAAAAATGGTATATTTGGCCACAGCCTCGAGGATTATATGCCAAAACCTCAAACAGATTGGCAGAAACGTTCTACAAACTTGCTTCAACTTTCCTATTTATTTCATGTTACATCatgttattcaaaaaaattagtgCATCAAGTCATTAAcctgttaaaattttaaagaaaaatattacatctgAATTATATCTACTAGGAGCAGATTCAAGACTTCTTTTCTTGTTCAAAGGGGAACTAGTTCGTTGACAGAAAACTATTAAAGTAGTTGAATGCAAGAAGTGTTGTCAATTGCGGATCGCGGAAACGGTTTGTTCATATTCAGCTATGCTACAGTGTTATCGCGCCACAATAGCGGCTATATGGTAACACTTTCTACTAAACAATGTAGTATTGCGGAGCAATAGCGATTTGTTAAAATTCCGGTTTGCTATAGCGGCTATTTGATAACACTGAATGCAAGGCACTGGTAACAAGTAAAAGATTGGCAAGAAATTATTGGAAAGTCGAGCAATGTTAAAGCTACCTTTTCGGTTCATGCTGAAGTTCCTCAGAATTTAAACCAAAATTTCCTGCTTTCTCATTGTTGGGACCTGCTTTTTGTCACAAGCATTAGTCTAACAGCATAAAAATGTTTTCATCTTGGTACCAAGCAGGATAGTTCAAACCTTTTCCCTTATGTTCTTTCTGAAACCTCGTTCTCCTATTTCCTTTGTTATCATGAGATTTAGACTTCTGAAACCTACATGAATTGGACAGTAATTGTAAATCACAGGAAAATATGTAAGTGATCAAATTGTCAACACAATAAACCAATAGTGATaaaagagagaagaaaataaCATACCCTCCTTGAAATCCTCCTTTATTTGGTTTATTGTTGAAGTTTTTGTTTGGTGATCCTTTCCAGTTAGGGTTTGCAAAATTAGTCTTGATATTGCTGTTAGGATTTTCCTGCAGCAATAATTCAGAGTTGCATCAAACAAACTTCTTTTACATTTATAGGTATCAAACAGATCTAGCTAATACACATTGAAGAGGCAGAAACACATTTAGCATACATTTGGATATGCCTTAGTACTGTGTTCCAATGCAATTTGGCTGCGAATTTCCAGAAACTACAAATTGTAGCTTTGAGTTTAATGTGTGTTTTGATGTCCACTCACCGTGGAAACAAACAGGCTATTAGACTATGTTTGGTTCCATATTTGTAACTCCCAGAATCACATTGGCATTAGTTTTGGGTTAGTCACACGTAATTTGATCATAAATTGATATGTTTGGTTTCTGGCTTTAGAATTGCTTTCAGTCCCAAAATCAATTATACCTAAAAGCTAATCGATATGTTTGGAACTGTTTGTAGTCAAGTGACTGTAAGTTTGTGTTGAAGCTGCCGCAGAAACAAACACTAGCAATACTTCTAACTTCTTAGCTAACTTAGAGTcaattctaaaatttattaacatataaacacacacaaaaacaattataatccaAACAATACGAACATAAATTGATAAAAGCAACTTTTTTCATGAATCtatccaaacataaatcacttttcaaccaaaatcaattatgtcaaaatcaacTCGTCACCGCAAAACCAAACACACAattcaaaagacaaaaatacCTGTGAGTGTGACTTCCTAAATGCAGAACTTTGAGCATTATTTGTATTATGTGGTGCAGATATATTCCCTTGTAACTGCTGAGAAGGAAAAGGTCCTCCTGATACAAAAGCATTAGTGTTCCCATTGGTCGGAACCCGGTTCTTTTCATTTGGGTCAATCTGTGGCCTAACTTGATTTCCAGACACAACACCAAACTGAGAATTTCCAGAAAACATTGGGTTTTGAGGGACCATAGAATGTTGCATTTGGTTAGGAAACCCATACATAGGACGAGGACCAGGTTGCATATTACCACCATATGGAACAGCCTGAGAAAGGTTTGGTCTCTGCATAGGTAACTGTTGATTCATATTCTGCATTGGATAAGGAGCACAAAACTGTCCATTTGGCacattcatattcatattcatattcatattcatattagGTTGCTGAAGTAAATTCATAATACTTTGTGCTAAAATTTGTTGAGACAAATTCATTTGAGCTGGTGAATTATGCATGAGTTGTTGACCATGAACAGGAAACATTGGATTGTTATAATTTGAACTGTTTTGAGGACCCATATGAGACATTGGAGCATTCATGAAAGGGGGTGGTGGTGGTTGTTGCATGTTTGGGATAAAGGGTTGCATCaagttttgattttgataatttcCAACAACACCCATTTG
Protein-coding sequences here:
- the LOC101514517 gene encoding uncharacterized protein: MSKTNNIPSNSNTPPPNFSNSTNNHHPQMGVVGNYQNQNLMQPFIPNMQQPPPPPFMNAPMSHMGPQNSSNYNNPMFPVHGQQLMHNSPAQMNLSQQILAQSIMNLLQQPNMNMNMNMNMNVPNGQFCAPYPMQNMNQQLPMQRPNLSQAVPYGGNMQPGPRPMYGFPNQMQHSMVPQNPMFSGNSQFGVVSGNQVRPQIDPNEKNRVPTNGNTNAFVSGGPFPSQQLQGNISAPHNTNNAQSSAFRKSHSQENPNSNIKTNFANPNWKGSPNKNFNNKPNKGGFQGGFQKSKSHDNKGNRRTRFQKEHKGKGPNNEKAGNFGLNSEELQHEPKRSFSVTYSEQEIQQWREARRKNHPFRDNIEKKPSERLKDSKVIDREVLQKELKEVLAKQAELGIEVAEIPSYYLKNAENQNQGIQSEGNNTFNDQRKLKNKSRRRNPDKRNRGNKKQKLADRSFSENKNPTLLQKLLSADIKRDKSHLFQVFRFMAVNSFFKNYPDKPLIYPSAVVKETGSEVYGGKKQLQSGKDALEHGNKETVQKHVIKDSDNGHDNEDEESDEGDDDDNSNVPYLVQGEGDNEDGIDEFDEEEGEILQ